In Hoeflea sp. IMCC20628, the DNA window CATCGCCGCCGCCCTTCTTCTTGTCCTCAGCCTTTCCGGCGCCGGGCTGTCGGTTTTTCCGGCACTCGAGACCGTGACAGTGCCTGCACAGACGGAGGTCGGTCTCAGTATCGCTGACCTGACAGCGCGGGTTCTGGTCACTCATCCGGGGGTCGAGCAGATCAAGCGTGCCCCCTCGGGGCGGATCACTGCCTACTGGTTTGACAACGGCACGCCTGGGGCTGCCGTCGTCGACCCGGTGACCGGTCTCGATGCCGGTTCCGCCGACGCATCTCCCGTAGAGCGGTGGCTGAAAACGCTGCATCGCTCGTTGTTTCTCGATGATTCAGGGCGAATTGTGGCCGCCATTGGCGCCGCCGCCATGCTCGTTCTTTCGATTTCCGGTACAGCACTCGTTGTCCGCCGCACAGGCGGCTGGCGCCGGGTGTTCACGTCCCTGAAAGGGCCGCTGCCGGGTCGGTTGCACGTCGAGATCGCCCGTTTTTCAATCGTCGGACTTTTGCTGTCATCGGTGACCGCCTTGTGGATGACCGCCTCGACATTCGGCTATCTGCCTGAAAGCAATGTAACGCCTCCGATTCCGGATACGGTCAGCGGTGAGAGCGGGTTCTCGGTAGTACACATGCAGGCTCTGCGCACCACGCCGCTGGCTTCGTTGAGGGAACTGACGTTTCCATATCCTGATGATCCAACCGACGTCTTCACGCTGAAAACCGATGCCGGACAGGGCTATATCGATCAGGGAACCGGTGCGCTTCTGGCCTGGGTCGAACCCGGCATGTGGGACCGGATATCGGAAACCATTTACATGCTTCACACCGGCCAGGGTGCCGCGACACTCGGCCTTCTGCTTGGACTGATGGCGCTCGGAGTCCCATTGATGGCGGTGACCGGAATTATCGTATGGATTGCAGGGCGGCGCGCCCGGCCGAAGCTGCGCGGTAACGTGGCGGCAGGTCATGCTGACACGGTCCTGCTCGTGGGCAGCGAGGGCGGCAATGTCTGGGGCTTTGCGGCAACGCTGCAGGCGGCTCTGACAGCAGCAGGTCAAAAGGTTCATGCGGCGCCGATGTCGGCATTCGCGCCTGATCGTTACACAAATGCTGAACGTATCATCGTTCTCGCCTCGACCTATGGCGATGGCGTAGCGCCGGCCTCGGCGAAGGGGTTTCTTGATCGCCTTGCTGCCTTGCCCACGCCTCCGGCCATGCCGCTCGCTATCCTGGGTTTTGGCGACCGCAGCTTTCCGGATTTTTGCGGTTTCGCAAAGCAGGTGGCCTGCGCCGCCGAAGCAAAGGGCTGGACCGCTTTTCTGCCGATGGACACCGTAAACCGGCAGTCTCCGCAAGATTTCGCCCGTTGGGGCCATTTGCTCGGTGCAGCGATGGACCTGCCTCTGGAACTCGATCACCAGCCAGTGGCACCCCGGACATCCGCATTCACGCTGATTTCGCGTCGCGACTACGGCGCCGAGGTGCAGGCGCCGATGGCAATCCTGCGCTTCGCCTTGCCGCATATCCCCGTTTGGCGTCGGATAACCGGGCTCGGCGTCTCCCGTTTCGCTGCAGGAGATCTGATCGGAATTGTGCCTGAGGGATCACCGTCGCCGCGTTTTTATTCGCTGGCCTCTGGTGCCAAGGACGGCTTTGTAGAAATCTGCGTGCGCAAGCATCCCGGCGGCCTGTGTTCGGGACAACTTCTCGCACTAAACCCAGGGGCCGCTATTCATGGCTTCATTCGTCCCAATCCGGGGTTCAGGCCGGCGCGTGGCAAAAAGCCGGTTATCCTGATCGGTGCTGGTACCGGTATCGGTCCGCTGGTTGGATTTGCGCGGGCGAACACGCGGCGTCAGCCTATGCACTTGTGGTTTGGCGCCCGCCATCCCGACAATGATCTTCTCTATCGCCCTGAGCTTATCGACTGGCACACAGATGGAAGGCTCACTTCGGTCGCGGCAGCCTTTTCCCGGACAGAAACCCGCACCTATGTGCAGGACATTCTGCGCCGTGACCGGGCCCGGGTCGCACGGCTGATCGCCAATGGCGCACAGGTTCTGGTCTGTGGTGGACGCGATATGGCAGCAGGCGTCGCCGAAGCAATGACCGACATCTTGGCTTCACAGGGCCTGACCCCTGCAATGCTGAAATCGGAGGGACGATATGCCGAAGACGTTTACTGATCTCAAGCGCCACGTGCTCAATGGCGAGACCATGGGTACCCGCTGGTCCGCGTTGTTTCATAAGCCAGTCGATTTTGATGTGGTCCCGGTTGCCGCAGCCATGGCGGCTGCCGTGACCGAGGTGGATCAGCAGATGTCCACCTGGAAGCCCGACAGCGATCTGATGCGGTTGAACTCCGCGCTACCGGGTGTCTGGGTCCATTGTCCCGAACATCTGATGATCGTACTGGAAATGGCGGTTTCGATTGGTCGGGCTTCGGGCGGCGCCTTCGACATTGGCGTGGGCGATGCGGTTTCGGCCTGGGGCTTTGGCTCTGCCACGGCAGATCCTGCCCGTATTCAGGCAGCCCTATCTGAAGCCCGACGCCCGACACATGATGTGCTCGAACTCGATATGTCCGGACGGCGAGTGCGAAAAAGCGCTTCGGTGACGCTGGACCTGTCAGGGATTGCAAAGGGCTACGGCGTGGACCGCCTGACAGATGTGGCGAGGAGATTCCACATTTCGGACGCGCTGCTCTCGATCGACGGCGAACTGCGCGGGATCGGACTCCAGCCCGATAATACTCCCTGGGCGATCGCAATTGAGGACCCGGACTACGCGGCGCGTAAACCATTGACTATTGTGACCCTGCACGATGCCGCTGTTGCCACCTCGGGTGACTACCGGCATTGGATCGACGTCGGCCCAAAACGATTGTCCCACACCATGGATCCGGGGCGAGGCGGGCCGTTGGCGCAGTCGCCCGCTTCGGTCACGGTCATTGCCGAAACCTGCATGGCTGCCGATGCCTGGGCAACCGCGCTTATAGTGAAAGGCAGCTCGGAAGGGGCAGAATTGGCCCGTCAAATGGGCTTAAACGCCCTGTTTGTCGAGCGCGAAGGCAATCGTCTGCGTCAAACAGCCGTCGGCTCGCTTTTTAATTCCGGTTCGGTAGAAATGTAGGATCCAGGGAGGATCTATCGCAAACGAAATGGCGCTGGATTCACATTTCAAGTGCGCCACCGAGTTGGTGAGCGCAAGCCGAGGTATTTTCGCGGGGTTGAGTTAAGCATCCAGACGATGTCTTCGATGTCGGTTTCGCGATTCGGAAAGCCTTGTCGATCGGGGCAGTTCGCGCCTAATCCGTCCATTTTGTTCATCTCCACTCCATGAAAGTTTCGATGACCAGAAATCCTCCTTTGTTCAAACCCCTTAATCTGTCCCACGTGCGCTGACGTCAGACACTCAAGCGAGACCTGGCGGCAAAATGGCAACGGGTGTTTCTGGTTCGCCGGGCGCGATGAGGGGTTGCGTACGAGCGCGGATATCTGGCCTGGACGTTCGAGATAGAAGGTGGCTGACGGCGAGCGCCGCCACGACCGAAGCCAGCGAAAAGCGAAAACTCCAATTGATGAAAGTCAATGCCAGTTACGATTGTCGTCGTTAAGGTCACTTCAGCATGGATGGTTTGCCGGTTGCCAGAATCCCGCCATCAAAACAGTCCATAGACAATATGCAGAATCAATCCAGGCTCCAGGCAGCCGAACGAAGCTCCAGTTTCTAAGCGTTTACCTTTTCAAGGAGGCCGGATTATGCAGGACGATTCCATAGCCGCTAATGGGTGCAAGACGCCGCGCGTCTTGGTGTGTATCGATTTGGCAAAGGAAACGCAGGAAATCATTCCACCCGCCAAGGCTATTGCCAGGGCATTGAGTGCCGAACTGGCCTTTGTCCATGTCATCAAGGCGCACGGTCGCGCCGAGAACGGATCACCCATTGATCCGGTTGAATGGGAGATCATGCGCCGTGAGGCCAAAGCCCATATGGAACGGTTTGCTCAAGAGCACGCAGACGGTGACGAAATGCCGACCACGCACGTGCTCGAGGGAAACTGCACCGACCAGATATGCGATGTGATGGCCAGCAGGCCACAGGATATTGCTGTACTCGGACGGGAGCATGACGAAACAGGCGCGCATATTGGCGAAACGGCGCGTGAGATGCTGGAAAGCGGAACCAATTCTCTTTTTCTGGTGCCGCTTGGTGTCGAGCCAAAGCAGAAGTTTTCCAGAATCCTCGTACCTCTCGACTGCTCGAGGCGATCAGAACGCATCATACCGTTGGTCGAAAAGATCGCCCGGTCAGAAAATGCCGAGGTCGTGCTAGTCCATGCGGTACCGGAGCCTGGTCTCACCGACGCAGGGCTTGGCGAGCCCAACGACAAAGAGCTGATTTCCCAGTTCAACAAGCGCAATGAACGTGTCGCCAAGAAGTATCTCGATCATCTGTCTGGACGCATTCGCACGGGCGGAGTGCGTGTCAGAAGTCTGGTTCTCAGCGGCGGCGACGTCCGTCGTCAATTGGCTGCTGCAATCGGGGAGCAGGCGATAGACCTTCTGGTTCTGGCCTCGCATGGACAGAGCGGTTTCGCCGATGTGCCATTCGGCGATGTAGCCAACTACCTGATCAAAAGTTCGAACGTTCCGACCATGGTCATTCGGTTTGGCGGAAATGCCACCGAGAAGCATGCCTTTTCGGAGGCCCGGTCGAAAGGCGCTCGCAGTCCCGGTACGCTGGCACAATGATACAGGAAGAACCACAGTCTCAACCCGATCCTCTGGTTCTGGAGGCCCACGCTCTGGCCAAGTCCGCCAGATATGGGCCGCCACCGCCAATGCCGCTTGATCTCCTGCAAAAGATCGATGCGCTTCCGGACTGGCTGGAAAACCTCAGGCGCTTCTGCGCAGAGCCCAAGCCCGATCAGGCCCGTGCCGCTGACTGGTTGCTCGATAATGATTACCAGATTTCACGGGCCATCCGCGAAGTAGATCACGATATGCCTGCTGCATTTTACAACCGGCTGCATGTCATGGCAGATGGCGGATCTGCGCTTCCGCGCATCTTCAGGATCGCATATGCGATCCTCACAGCCACGCGGTTTCAGCTCTCCGTTCCAAGTCTCGTCGATTTTCTCGTCGCATACCAGAAAACCGTACCGCTGACGACGGCTGAACTCTGGGCGCTGCCCTCGATGTTGCGCATTGCCGGTCTGGAAATACTGGCGAACGGCTTCAAAACGCTTGACGAGAGCCTCGAACCGCCATTCGAACTCAGTCGTTTCGCTGCCGAGAACCTGCCACTGGATCCAACTGGCTGTATATCCCAGGCGATCACCGCGATCATCGCGGTACGCGGGATTGAATGGCGCGATGTTGTCGACAAGACCAGCATGTCAGAGGCACTGTTGCGCTCGGATCCCGCCAATGTTTACGCACGGATGGATTTCGAGACACGCGACAGGTACCGGCAGGCTGTTGAAATGCTCAGCACCGGCTCGGGCATGGACGAAATCGCGATTATTGAAGCCGCCCTCGACCTTGCACGCGCAGCGCCCGATGATCCCCGCCGCTTTCATGTGGGATACTGGCTGATTGATGACGGCCGCCCGGAGCTTGAACGCAAACTGGGCTTTCGTGTTTCCATTCGTGAACGGTTCCGCCGTTTGGCTTTGCGACATGCTGGCAAGACCTACGCGACCACTCTTGCGGTCTTTGTGGCGCTGGCGTTGGTGTGGCCTTTGCTGCTTATCGCCGGAACGGGGGGCGGCCTGCTGGCGCAAACAGGGGGCTTGCTGTTGTCGTTGCTGCCAGCAACGCTTCTCAGTGTTACAGTCCTGCACTGGCTCATAACGCGCATCGCGCAGCCTCGCCTTCTTCCAATGATGGATTTCCGCAAGAAAATTCCCGAGGACTGTCCGACCTGCGTGGTGGTGCCGGTTATCATTAAACACGCCGAAGAGATCGCCGACATCGTCGAACGGCTGGAAATCCGTTACCTTTCCAACCGCGATCCGATGCTCAGCTTTGTTCTGCTTTCTGACTATGCTGACGCGCCAACCGAGCACCTTCCGCAAGATGAAGACATCAGAAAAGCGCTGATTGACGTGATCCGGACGCTGAATGTGCGTTACGCCGATGAAAGGGGCGATTCATTTTTCTTGCTGCATCGGTCTCGCCAGTACAATCCATCGGAAAACTGCTGGATGGGATGGGAAAGAAAGCGCGGCAAGCTGGAGCAGTTCAATGCATTCCTTTTCGATGGGAATGCAGATGCGTTCGAATGCCATGAAGGTGAGATCAGCCGGCTGCAAGATACGCGTTTTGTGATCACGCTCGATGCGGACACCACCCTGTCTCCAGGCTCAGCAGCCAAGTTGATTGGCACGCTCGCGCATCCGTTGAACCAGGCAGTGATCGATCCCCATACAGGCAAGGTTGTCTCCGGATACGCCATTGTCCAACCAAGAATCGAGATCTTGCCGATCAAGGGGCCTGCCACGCTGTTCTGCCGTCTCTATGCCGGCGATACGGCAATTGACATTTATTCCCGAGCTGTCTCGGACGTCTATCAGGATCTGTTCGGTACAGGAATTTTTGTCGGCAAAGGCATCTATGATGTTGCGGCTTTCAGAAAGAGCCTTGCCGGCCGTGTGCCGGAAAACACTGTGCTCAGTCACGATCTTTTCGAAGGACTTTACGGACGTACGGCGCTGGCAACCAATATTGTCCTCTATGAGGAATTTCCCGCGACCTATACCGAATATTCAGTCCGCCAGCACCGGTGGACCCGCGGCGACTGGCAGCTATTACCCTGGCTTGGGCGCAAGGTGCCAAGTGCGGACGGACAATCGGTTCCCAATGTTCTCTCCAGCCTCGACCGCTGGAAGATCATCGACAATCTTCGCCGCAGCCTGATTCCGCCGGCGCTACTTCTTTTCTTCGTTGCCGGGTGGCTGCTGCTGCCGGGCAGTGCCTGGGTGTGGACGGCGTTGGCAACACTGGCACCAGGCACCTACCTCATCGGCCAATTGCAATCGATCGTCATGGGTGATCCGCGGCGGGGATTTTTTGACGATCTCGCATTCCGGTTCGGAGAACGCTTCGGCCGCTGGTTTCTCGCAATTGTCTTCCTGGTCAGCAATACGCTGATTTCGCTCGATGCGATCGGGCGAACACTCTGGCGACTGGGTGTGAGAAGGGGCCGCTTGCTGGAATGGCGGTCTGCCGCACACGCAAGGTCTCTGCTCGGGAACGGCAGTTTGCGACTTAACACCTGGCGCATGATGTGGCCATCGACCGCTGTTGCCGCGCTACTTGCCGTGGATCTGGCGATTTACAAGGCGTCGGCTCTGCCGTCGGCGGCGCCGATCTTGGTGCTTTGGATACTCGCGCCGGAGATCGCGGTATGGATCGGCAAACCGCGCAAGTTTCGTCAGGAAACCTTGCACGACCGCGACCGAACCTTTCTCAGGCACATCGCCCGTCGTACCTGGTTGTTTTTCGAGACCTTTGCAGGCCCCGAGGACAACTGGCTACCGCCGGATAATTTTCAGGAAACACCAAAGAGCGAAATCGCTCATCGGACTTCGCCGACCAATATCGGGCTGTATCTAGTCTCGGCAAACGCCGCGCTTGATTTCGGTTTCGTGGGGAGTTCCGATTTCGCAGTCCGTGTCCGCAACGCGATTGCAACGACCGAGAGGTTGGAATCCTATCGCGGCCATATCCTAAATTGGTTTGACACACGCAGCTTGACGCCGCTTGAACCGCGCTATGTCTCGACCGTCGACAGTGGCAATCTCGCTGTCAGCCTGATCGCGTTACGCAAGGGATGTCACGAAGCTGCAGAAGCGCCGGCAGTCAGCAAAGTGGTGTGGGATGGCCTGAAAAGCACTTTTGAATTGCTCTTCGAATCCGTCCGGGCGCTGCCGACGTCCAATCTGAGTGCCATCGACCGATGCGAAGCAGAAATTGAACGCGAGCTGGATCGTGTAAGTGGCTTGGACACGAACTCGTACACCTCTCTCAAGCTTCTCGCAGATACGCACTGGCCTGCTCTCGAACGGTCGGTCGCTGAATGCATTTCTGCTTCCCCTGATGCAACCGACAAGCGTCTTGGCGAAGTTCATGCCTGGCTTGAGCGCACCCACCATCATATCCGGGCATTGACGCGCGAGGTTGAAACTCTTCTGCCTTGGTGCGCTGCGGCAGCGGAGACACCGCAAGGAATGGAAAAGGTTGGCAGGGATCTGCTTGCCGTGCTGTCGCCGTTGATGCCGATGACAGAGCTTGCAGAACATAAACAGCGTGCCATCTCGCTTCTCGAAAAAGCTGATGCGGACGAAACTTTGAGCAAGGTTCACCGCGACTGGCTTGAGCAGGCAGGTGTCGCGATCGAGAGCGGTATCGGGGCGCAGCAGGCCCTTCGCGCAGACTTGCTGGATCTCGCCTCACGATGCGAGGCAATCGCCTACCGCATGGATTTCACGTTTCTCTACGATCCCGAAGCGCGATTGTTCCGGATTGGCTACAATGTCAGCACCGGCCAGCTCGATGCCAATCATTATGATCTTCTGGCGACCGAAGCTCGCATCGCCAGCTACTTCGCTATCGCCAAGCACGACGTACCGATCGAACACTGGTTCGCGCTTGGACGACCCGTCACGCGCCTCAAGAACCGTCCGGTAGTGTTGTCCTGGAACGGCTCGATGTTTGAATACCTCATGCCGCCGATATTCTTGCCCGGCCAGCGGGATACCTTGTTGGGCGAGAGCGAGTTGGCGGCGGTTGCATTCCAGCGCGCCTATTCGCGCGAGCGCGGCGTGCCGTGGGGAATATCGGAATCGGCATTTGCCACCACGGATTCGGCAGGCAACTACCAGTATCGCGCTTTTGGCGTTCCCGGGCTCGGGCTGCGCCGTGGCCTGACAGATGACCTGGTAATTGCACCCTATGCCAGCGCCTTGGCATTGTGCTGCTGGCCCGGTGCTGCCGTGAAAAACATGCGGCATCTGCAAGAACTCGGGGCCGTCGGTCTCTACGGTTTCCATGACGCAATCGACTATACGCCAAGCCGGGTAGCGGAGGGGAGGAGCTTCAGCATCGTCGGCAACTACATGGCGCACCACCACGGCATGACCATGGCCGCGATCGCCAACGCACTTTATGGCGATATCTTTGTGCGCCGGACGTTGTCGGGACGACGGATGCAAACGGTCGAACAGCTGCTGCTAGAACGTGTGCCTTGGGATGCGCCGATTGAAAAGGGGCGCCTCGATGAGGAGCTGCTTGCGGCCAAGAAGGAACACGTGGTGCAGGCGCTTCCTTCCTGGGTGCCATCACGTCGGGCCATGGTGCCGCAGATGCAGATGCTCGGCAATGGGCGGATGGCGTCGTGGATAACGGCGTCCGGAGCTGGCGGTTTGATGCTGGCCGACACCAGTCTGACCCGCTGGCGGCCTGATGCCACCAGCGACGGCTTCGGCTATTGGATCTACATCCGTGACACGCAGAACGGCGATTTCTGGTCGGCAGGGCGGTTGCCGACCGGTGTGACAAGTCCGGATTCGACGGTCATATTCCATCAGCACATGATCGAATTCTTTCAGCGGACCAACGGCATTGCCGTACGCATGGAGGTGTCGGTATCGCCCGCTGACGATGCCGACATTCGCGAGATTTCAGTCACCAATGAAAGCGGCAGACCGCGCGTGATCGAGTTCACCAGCTACGCGGAAGTAGTTCTGGCTCCGCCGCTCGACGATGAACGCCACCCCGCTTTCAGCAAGCTCTTCGTGGAGAGTGACTATCTCGGGCCGCAGAAGGGCCTGTTGTTCACACGCCGGCCGCGACGGCCGGAAATGAAACCTCCGGTTCTGCTGCACACGCTGGTGAGCGACGGCCCGGACATCGCCATTACTGGCCACGAAACCGACCGGGCGCGCTTTATTGGACGTCTGGGCAACCAGCGCCGGCCGGCGGGACTAGACGCCGGATTGAGCGGAACGGTGGGATCCACGCTCGATCCGGTGATGAGCCTGCAAACGGAGGTTACTCTCAAGCCGGGGGAAACCAGGCGCTTTGCATTTGTCACGGTCGCTGGAACCGCGCGCGGCGAAGTGCTCGACATCGCCCAACGTCATGCGATGGGGACCCTCGAACAGGTCAAGCGTGATGCCGGCCGGGCAATGGCACGTGAGGTCGACCGTCTGGGTATCGCGCCGGCGCGCTTGCCGGAGCTGCAGGTGCTTGCATCGCTCCTGCAGACGCCACACCCGAATTTCCGCGAGACGCCTGCTGAAATCGACGGCAACGATGCGCGCCAGCCGGATCTGTGGCAATTCGGTATTTCCGGCGACCATCCCATTCTGCTGTTGCGCATCACCGGCGAGACACCCTCGCAACTGCTCGAGCTGCTGGTCAAAGCACAAAACCTGTGGCTGCGAAGCGCCATGCGGTGTGATCTGGTGGTGCTGCGCAGCGAGCCGGCGGGCTATGAAGCTCCGCTGCGCGAGCGGATCATGGCAATTTTGCGCGAAACCGGGACATACGCCAATCTGGGGGCGGCCGGTGGCATTCACCTGCTCAGCACTGCTGCCATGACACCGGCAACTCTTCAGCGTCTGGCCGCTGCGGCAACGGTTATCCTCAATGATGATGATGTCGAGCTAGCGAGCAAGCTCGACCAGGTTCTGGAGCGCCGCGCCGTGCCGACGCAGTTCATGCCGGTCGACGCGATCAGCTATCCCGAAATTCCACAAATCCCCCGGCCGGATGAGCTCATCTTCGACAACGAAATCGGCGGTTTCGATCCGGAAAACAGCGATTACGTCATCCATCTCGGCGCAGGGGAGAAAACGCCGGCACCCTGGTGCAATGTAATCGCCAATGAGGCGTTCGGCACCATCGTCAGTGAAGCCGGACTCGGTTTCACCTGGGCTCTCAACAGCGGCGAAAATCGGGTAACGCCATGGTCAAACGACCCAGTCAGCGACACGCCCGGAGAAGTCCTCTACCTGCGCGACGAACAGGATGGCGCGGTGTGGACGCCAACACCTGCGCCGCTGGGAAGCGACAGCGCCTGTCAGGTTCGCCACGGCGCGGGATGGACAGAATGGAGGCGCAACAGCCGCGGTCTCGAGCAGACCATTCGGACATTCGTACCGAATGATGATCCCGTGAAAATTGTCACCTTGAAACTGGTCAACCGCACCGGTGCCGTCCGGCGTATCACGGCGACATATTATGCAGAATGGCTGCTGGGTGCGATGGCGAGCCGCACCAAACCCTTCACCACCTGTGTATATGACACTGAAAGCCATGCCATCCTGGCCGAAAACGGATGGAACCCTGAATTTGCCGGTCGCGTCGCCTTTCTGACGGCCAGCCTGCCAGCGCACAGCGTCACCGGCAGCCGCAATGATTTTCTTGGCAGTGAGGGGGATGTCGCTGACCCCGCGGGATTGCGGCATTGGGATCTCGGCGGACGCTTTGCGCCGGGCGGCGATGCCTGCGCGGCCTATCAGGTGCATCTCGATATCGATCCAGGTGCGACCAGCGAAGTCACCTTCATACTGGGGCAGGGCGCGAGCTACGCCGAGACGCTCGCACTGGTGAAGAAGTGGCGTGTGC includes these proteins:
- a CDS encoding PepSY domain-containing protein → MIRSLHRWPGLIAAALLLVLSLSGAGLSVFPALETVTVPAQTEVGLSIADLTARVLVTHPGVEQIKRAPSGRITAYWFDNGTPGAAVVDPVTGLDAGSADASPVERWLKTLHRSLFLDDSGRIVAAIGAAAMLVLSISGTALVVRRTGGWRRVFTSLKGPLPGRLHVEIARFSIVGLLLSSVTALWMTASTFGYLPESNVTPPIPDTVSGESGFSVVHMQALRTTPLASLRELTFPYPDDPTDVFTLKTDAGQGYIDQGTGALLAWVEPGMWDRISETIYMLHTGQGAATLGLLLGLMALGVPLMAVTGIIVWIAGRRARPKLRGNVAAGHADTVLLVGSEGGNVWGFAATLQAALTAAGQKVHAAPMSAFAPDRYTNAERIIVLASTYGDGVAPASAKGFLDRLAALPTPPAMPLAILGFGDRSFPDFCGFAKQVACAAEAKGWTAFLPMDTVNRQSPQDFARWGHLLGAAMDLPLELDHQPVAPRTSAFTLISRRDYGAEVQAPMAILRFALPHIPVWRRITGLGVSRFAAGDLIGIVPEGSPSPRFYSLASGAKDGFVEICVRKHPGGLCSGQLLALNPGAAIHGFIRPNPGFRPARGKKPVILIGAGTGIGPLVGFARANTRRQPMHLWFGARHPDNDLLYRPELIDWHTDGRLTSVAAAFSRTETRTYVQDILRRDRARVARLIANGAQVLVCGGRDMAAGVAEAMTDILASQGLTPAMLKSEGRYAEDVY
- a CDS encoding universal stress protein, translating into MQDDSIAANGCKTPRVLVCIDLAKETQEIIPPAKAIARALSAELAFVHVIKAHGRAENGSPIDPVEWEIMRREAKAHMERFAQEHADGDEMPTTHVLEGNCTDQICDVMASRPQDIAVLGREHDETGAHIGETAREMLESGTNSLFLVPLGVEPKQKFSRILVPLDCSRRSERIIPLVEKIARSENAEVVLVHAVPEPGLTDAGLGEPNDKELISQFNKRNERVAKKYLDHLSGRIRTGGVRVRSLVLSGGDVRRQLAAAIGEQAIDLLVLASHGQSGFADVPFGDVANYLIKSSNVPTMVIRFGGNATEKHAFSEARSKGARSPGTLAQ
- a CDS encoding glucoamylase family protein; amino-acid sequence: MIQEEPQSQPDPLVLEAHALAKSARYGPPPPMPLDLLQKIDALPDWLENLRRFCAEPKPDQARAADWLLDNDYQISRAIREVDHDMPAAFYNRLHVMADGGSALPRIFRIAYAILTATRFQLSVPSLVDFLVAYQKTVPLTTAELWALPSMLRIAGLEILANGFKTLDESLEPPFELSRFAAENLPLDPTGCISQAITAIIAVRGIEWRDVVDKTSMSEALLRSDPANVYARMDFETRDRYRQAVEMLSTGSGMDEIAIIEAALDLARAAPDDPRRFHVGYWLIDDGRPELERKLGFRVSIRERFRRLALRHAGKTYATTLAVFVALALVWPLLLIAGTGGGLLAQTGGLLLSLLPATLLSVTVLHWLITRIAQPRLLPMMDFRKKIPEDCPTCVVVPVIIKHAEEIADIVERLEIRYLSNRDPMLSFVLLSDYADAPTEHLPQDEDIRKALIDVIRTLNVRYADERGDSFFLLHRSRQYNPSENCWMGWERKRGKLEQFNAFLFDGNADAFECHEGEISRLQDTRFVITLDADTTLSPGSAAKLIGTLAHPLNQAVIDPHTGKVVSGYAIVQPRIEILPIKGPATLFCRLYAGDTAIDIYSRAVSDVYQDLFGTGIFVGKGIYDVAAFRKSLAGRVPENTVLSHDLFEGLYGRTALATNIVLYEEFPATYTEYSVRQHRWTRGDWQLLPWLGRKVPSADGQSVPNVLSSLDRWKIIDNLRRSLIPPALLLFFVAGWLLLPGSAWVWTALATLAPGTYLIGQLQSIVMGDPRRGFFDDLAFRFGERFGRWFLAIVFLVSNTLISLDAIGRTLWRLGVRRGRLLEWRSAAHARSLLGNGSLRLNTWRMMWPSTAVAALLAVDLAIYKASALPSAAPILVLWILAPEIAVWIGKPRKFRQETLHDRDRTFLRHIARRTWLFFETFAGPEDNWLPPDNFQETPKSEIAHRTSPTNIGLYLVSANAALDFGFVGSSDFAVRVRNAIATTERLESYRGHILNWFDTRSLTPLEPRYVSTVDSGNLAVSLIALRKGCHEAAEAPAVSKVVWDGLKSTFELLFESVRALPTSNLSAIDRCEAEIERELDRVSGLDTNSYTSLKLLADTHWPALERSVAECISASPDATDKRLGEVHAWLERTHHHIRALTREVETLLPWCAAAAETPQGMEKVGRDLLAVLSPLMPMTELAEHKQRAISLLEKADADETLSKVHRDWLEQAGVAIESGIGAQQALRADLLDLASRCEAIAYRMDFTFLYDPEARLFRIGYNVSTGQLDANHYDLLATEARIASYFAIAKHDVPIEHWFALGRPVTRLKNRPVVLSWNGSMFEYLMPPIFLPGQRDTLLGESELAAVAFQRAYSRERGVPWGISESAFATTDSAGNYQYRAFGVPGLGLRRGLTDDLVIAPYASALALCCWPGAAVKNMRHLQELGAVGLYGFHDAIDYTPSRVAEGRSFSIVGNYMAHHHGMTMAAIANALYGDIFVRRTLSGRRMQTVEQLLLERVPWDAPIEKGRLDEELLAAKKEHVVQALPSWVPSRRAMVPQMQMLGNGRMASWITASGAGGLMLADTSLTRWRPDATSDGFGYWIYIRDTQNGDFWSAGRLPTGVTSPDSTVIFHQHMIEFFQRTNGIAVRMEVSVSPADDADIREISVTNESGRPRVIEFTSYAEVVLAPPLDDERHPAFSKLFVESDYLGPQKGLLFTRRPRRPEMKPPVLLHTLVSDGPDIAITGHETDRARFIGRLGNQRRPAGLDAGLSGTVGSTLDPVMSLQTEVTLKPGETRRFAFVTVAGTARGEVLDIAQRHAMGTLEQVKRDAGRAMAREVDRLGIAPARLPELQVLASLLQTPHPNFRETPAEIDGNDARQPDLWQFGISGDHPILLLRITGETPSQLLELLVKAQNLWLRSAMRCDLVVLRSEPAGYEAPLRERIMAILRETGTYANLGAAGGIHLLSTAAMTPATLQRLAAAATVILNDDDVELASKLDQVLERRAVPTQFMPVDAISYPEIPQIPRPDELIFDNEIGGFDPENSDYVIHLGAGEKTPAPWCNVIANEAFGTIVSEAGLGFTWALNSGENRVTPWSNDPVSDTPGEVLYLRDEQDGAVWTPTPAPLGSDSACQVRHGAGWTEWRRNSRGLEQTIRTFVPNDDPVKIVTLKLVNRTGAVRRITATYYAEWLLGAMASRTKPFTTCVYDTESHAILAENGWNPEFAGRVAFLTASLPAHSVTGSRNDFLGSEGDVADPAGLRHWDLGGRFAPGGDACAAYQVHLDIDPGATSEVTFILGQGASYAETLALVKKWRVPAQATQALADVEALWDKRLNAVEVKTPDAAFDLMVNRWLLYQTIASRLLARAGFYQAGGAFGYRDQLQDVLAVLVSEPKRARAQILLAAAHQFEDGDAQHWWHPPLGRGVRTRCSDDFIWLAFVTARYIEVTGDNKILTEAVPFLKAELLKEEEQDRYALFDAGVTATLLDHCKRALDRMRSTGSHGLPLIGTGDWNDGMDRVGDEGRGESVWLAWFQIATIKRFVPILEAHGDQHHAAELKTYAESLAKAVEASAWDGNWYVRAFDDEGMPWGSHENDECQIDSIAQSWSVISGAAPEDRARAAMASARSRLVHQDIRLVQLLDPPFHVTARNPGYIRAYPPGIRENGGQYTHSAAWFGHALAGLGDGDGAWQVFDIINPVRRTRSNSGALHYEREPYVLPGDVYGPGQNLGLGGWSWYTGAAGWTWQLGVEAILGLRIMNGRLAIEPCLPRDWGGFTATIRTGKGSIEVTVEDPDRLGHGDLELSVDGRSRKTLAPIPFPGAGKTRKVRARLCQRKRF
- a CDS encoding FAD:protein FMN transferase; translated protein: MPKTFTDLKRHVLNGETMGTRWSALFHKPVDFDVVPVAAAMAAAVTEVDQQMSTWKPDSDLMRLNSALPGVWVHCPEHLMIVLEMAVSIGRASGGAFDIGVGDAVSAWGFGSATADPARIQAALSEARRPTHDVLELDMSGRRVRKSASVTLDLSGIAKGYGVDRLTDVARRFHISDALLSIDGELRGIGLQPDNTPWAIAIEDPDYAARKPLTIVTLHDAAVATSGDYRHWIDVGPKRLSHTMDPGRGGPLAQSPASVTVIAETCMAADAWATALIVKGSSEGAELARQMGLNALFVEREGNRLRQTAVGSLFNSGSVEM